One window from the genome of Saimiri boliviensis isolate mSaiBol1 chromosome 2, mSaiBol1.pri, whole genome shotgun sequence encodes:
- the CCDC197 gene encoding uncharacterized protein CCDC197, producing the protein MDTGQRTGPSNPGDKEGDLQVLWQELHQLQARQKKLKREIEKHKLFEDYLIEVLEKIPEGCTGWEESELGLVEAMVKHYGKLISAREDMQMRLDAFSQMSQAVHRSLESLEEDHRALVPSLKIRLCQLQKKCRRKQEQWWQLQHGVTYQKDTDFDIHTHASSSYNDQLLSYMQITINNMAQQCCPSAHGVPKCMSLFSKLDLIKVLQSTFTAVQGSVAVHEGLWTQKTATAVAHCERGNGLIKVNGRPLEMIEPRTLQYKLLEPVLLLGKERFAGVDIRLRVKGGGHVAQIYAIRQPISKALVASYKKYVDEASKKEIKDILIQYDHTLLVADPWRCESKKFGGPGARACYQKSYQ; encoded by the exons ATGGACACAGGCCAGAGAACTGGCCCAAGCAATCCTGGTGACAAAGAAGGGGACCTTCAAGTGCTGTGGCAGGAACTCCACCAGCTCCAGGCTAG GCAGAAGAAGCTCAAGAGAGAGATCGAGAAGCACAAGCTTTTTGAAGACTATCTGATTGAGGTCCTTGAGAAAATCCCCGAGG GCTGCACGGGATGGGAGGAGTCGGAGTTGGGGCTGGTGGAGGCCATGGTGAAGCACTATGGAAAGCTCATCTCAGCCAGAGAGGACATGCAGATGCGCCTCGATGCCTTCTCCCAGATGAGCCAGGCCGTCCACCGGAGCCTGGAGTCGCTAGAGGAGGACCACAGGGCTCTTGTGCCG AGCCTCAAGATCCGGCTGTGTCAGCTGCAGAAGAAGTGTCGCCGCAAGCAGGAGCAGTGGTGGCAGCTGCAGCATGGCGTCACCTACCAGAAAGACACTGACtttgacatacacacacacgccagCAGCAGCTATAAC GATCAGCTGCTCAGCTACATGCAAATAACCATCAACAACATGGCCCAGCAGTGCTGCCCCTCTGCTCACGGAGTGCCCAAGTGCATGAGTCTCTTCTCCAAGCTCGATCTGATTAAG GTTCTTCAGTCCACGTTCACAGCCGTCCAAGGGTCCGTCGCAGTCCATGAAGGCCTTTGGACGCAGAAGACAGCTACAGCTGTTGCGCACTGCGAACGTGGCAATGGCCTCATCAAGGTGAACGGGCGGCCCCTGGAGATGATCGAGCCGCGTACCCTCCAATACAAGCTGCTGGAGCCAGTTCTGCTTCTTGGCAAGGAGCGATTTGCTGGTGTGGATATCCGGCTCCGTGTGAAGGGTGGTGGTCATGTAGCCCAGATATATGCTATCCGTCAGCCCATCTCCAAAGCCCTGGTGGCCTCTTACAAGAAATACGTGGATGAGGCTTCCAAGAAGGAGATCAAAGACATCCTCATCCAGTATGACCATACCCTGCTGGTAGCTGATCCCTGGCGCTGTGAATCCAAAAAGTTTGGAGGCCCTGGTGCCCGTGCTTGCTACCAGAAATCCTACCAATAA